From the Erythrolamprus reginae isolate rEryReg1 chromosome Z, rEryReg1.hap1, whole genome shotgun sequence genome, one window contains:
- the CZH19orf81 gene encoding putative uncharacterized protein C19orf81 homolog: MATKVQQNGTSPPKKGVQNSGILGFECPQLASWEVESPETSLRMQEEENEGPRCQSRSSSQGECVPEPESEGLSSLFLELEQPCPPPRKTSRQYLKKIIAEYEALDMEMPCIRKFPRPPAARPLCLCLENPPEKEMKHADILAAIEAVIPNAFEAGLLHSIQFENINVICGTAGRKNRWLITVSDFRTRNQLLCCGLTLDGNHFVLRRWDNLVMEDYRMHLRRSLARQRLLDTLSDSWEASHLDGI, encoded by the exons ATGGCCACCAAGGTCCAGCAAAATGGAACTTCCCCTCCCAAGAAAGGGGTTCAGAATTCTGGAATCCTGGGATTTGAATGTCCACAGTTAGCTTCCTGGGAAGTTGAATCTCCTGAAACCAGTCTGAG AATGCAGGAAGAAGAGAATGAAGGACCCAGATGTCAATCCCGTTCTAGCAGCCAAGGAGAATGTG TTCCAGAACCTGAGAGTGAAGGGCTATCTTCCCTTTTTCTTGAATTGGAGCAACCTTGCCCACCTCCTCGAAAAACTTC GCGTCAGTATCTGAAGAAGATCATTGCCGAATATGAAGCCTTGGACATGGAAATGCCTTGCATCCGCAAGTTTCCTCGGCCGCCTGCTGCCCGACCCCTTTGCCTTTGTTTGGAAAATCCG CCtgaaaaggaaatgaagcatgCTGATATCCTAGCAGCCATAGAAGCTGTCATTCCCAATGCCTTTGAAGCAGGTCTACTACACAGCATCCAATTTGAAAACATCAACGTAATCTGTGGAACTGCTGGGCGGAAGAACAG GTGGCTGATCACAGTATCAGATTTCCGAACTCGGAATCAGCTGTTATGTTGCGGATTAACCTTGGATGGAAACCATTTTGTGCTGCGACGCTGGGATAACCTGGTGATGGAGGACTATCGCATGCACCTTCGAAGGTCCTTAGCCCGCCAGCGTCTGCTGGACACACTCAGTGACTCCTGGGAAGCCAGTCACTTGGATGGCATCTGA